A genomic window from Lotus japonicus ecotype B-129 chromosome 1, LjGifu_v1.2 includes:
- the LOC130720351 gene encoding methyl jasmonate esterase 1-like translates to MVIYIVMDSAGGLVKYTDKGEQLEERSLQHSPEHSVPINGVHSVHFVLIHGGSHGAWCWYKVATRLKSEGHNVTTIELAASGINPKQVQEIMSISEYYEPLMTFLASLPPKEKVILVGHSVGGLSTSVAMEKFPEKISVAVFVTAYVRDA, encoded by the exons ATGGTGATATATATTGTTATGGATAGTGCAGGAGGACTTGTGAAATATACTGATAAAGGAGAGCAGCTAGAGGAACGCAGTCTTCAACATTCTCCAGAACACTCGGTGCCCAT CAATGGTGTTCACAGTGTGCACTTCGTGCTAATTCATGGAGGCAGCCATGGTGCATGGTGCTGGTACAAGGTGGCAACTAGGTTGAAATCTGAGGGTCACAATGTTACAACAATTGAATTGGCTGCTTCTGGCATCAACCCAAAGCAGGTGCAGGAGATTATGTCAATATCAGAGTACTATGAACCTTTGATGACATTTTTGGCTTCTCTTCCTCCGAAGGAAAAAGTGATTCTTGTGGGTCACAGTGTTGGTGGGTTATCCACGTCTGTTGCTATGGAAAAGTTCCCTGAGAAAATCTCAGTTGCAGTTTTTGTTACTGCTTATGTGCGGGATGCTTAG
- the LOC130732483 gene encoding F-box/kelch-repeat protein At3g23880-like: MDTQTQHLPQDLITGILLRLPVKSLVRFKAVCKFWRSLISAPNFAISHFQLATPRLVFDTGFGIQTMDLDGSLHSNPISQAINVDFLPTRSRTQIVGSCRGFLLLESKKTLYLWNPSTRVHKPIPSCPLYTDTYLCGFGYDSLEDDYLVVIVSFHPRSSHVQFFSLRANKWIFSEGTYLPLWNYASQPIPGLLFNEAIHWLDPDSSDAIIVFDLMEKRLLEIPVPDDVAQNLSSCDLWVYGSFFESIRYGV, encoded by the coding sequence ATGGACACTCAAACCCAGCATCTGCCTCAAGATTTGATAACTGGAATCCTGCTGAGATTGCCGGTCAAGTCTCTTGTACGCTTCAAGGCTGTGTGCAAGTTTTGGCGCTCTCTCATATCCGCTCCCAACTTTGCAATATCACATTTTCAACTTGCTACACCTAGACTCGTGTTCGATACTGGTTTTGGTATTCAAACCATGGACTTAGATGGATCGCTTCACTCTAATCCTATCTCTCAAGCAATAAATGTTGACTTTTTGCCTACCCGCTCTCGTACTCAAATTGTAGGTTCGTGTAGAGGCTTTCTGTTATTGGAATCTAAGAAAACACTTTACCTGTGGAATCCATCCACACGTGTCCACAAACCAATACCTTCATGTCCTCTTTACACGGATACTTATTTATGTGGTTTTGGTTATGATTCATTAGAGGATGACTACTTGGTGGTTATAGTGTCCTTTCATCCAAGATCCTCACATGTGCAATTTTTCTCATTGAGAGCTAATAAGTGGATATTTAGTGAGGGTACTTATTTGCCTCTCTGGAACTACGCTAGTCAGCCAATACCCGGGTTGCTCTTCAACGAAGCCATTCACTGGTTGGATCCTGATAGCTCAGATGCTATTATTGTCTTTGATTTAATGGAAAAGAGACTTTTAGAGATACCCGTCCCAGATGATGTTGCCCAAAATCTTTCATCCTGTGATTTGTGGGTGTATGGAAGTTTTTTTGAGTCTATCAGATATGGAGTGTGA